From a region of the Halolamina sp. CBA1230 genome:
- a CDS encoding universal stress protein, translating into MYDSILLPVDEAAVESSLLYHAAELANWDDATIELLYVADTGRDSVTVSGEGDVVDALVREGEDVVDEASGVLDSLGVEYDTSVQQGSPAKTIVDYAEHEDHDLIAMPTHGREGLSRYLLGSVTGKVVRLAPMPVLTAPLEEEGFEFPYEGMLLPTDGSDEALRAARHGLDFAAELDADVHVLTVTDDSLLADAFDGGEEASSSEAVDEVVEAAERRGIENVTTHVETGDPDDEILGTVEREALDAVVMGTTGRHGLDRVLLGSVAEKTVRQAEVPVITVGDN; encoded by the coding sequence ATGTACGACAGTATCCTCCTGCCCGTCGACGAGGCTGCCGTCGAGAGCAGCCTGCTCTACCACGCCGCCGAGCTCGCCAACTGGGACGACGCGACCATCGAACTGCTGTACGTCGCGGACACCGGCCGGGACAGCGTGACGGTTTCCGGCGAGGGAGACGTGGTCGATGCGCTGGTCCGGGAGGGGGAGGACGTGGTCGACGAGGCCTCGGGCGTGCTCGACTCGCTGGGTGTCGAGTACGACACGAGCGTCCAGCAGGGATCGCCCGCGAAGACCATCGTCGACTACGCCGAACACGAGGACCACGATTTGATCGCGATGCCGACCCACGGCCGCGAGGGGCTCTCCCGGTACCTGCTGGGCAGCGTCACCGGGAAGGTGGTCCGGCTGGCGCCGATGCCCGTGCTCACCGCCCCGTTGGAGGAGGAGGGGTTCGAGTTCCCGTACGAGGGGATGCTGCTCCCCACGGACGGGAGCGACGAGGCGCTCCGGGCGGCCCGACACGGTCTCGACTTCGCCGCTGAACTCGACGCCGACGTGCACGTCCTCACGGTGACCGACGACTCGCTGCTCGCCGACGCGTTCGACGGCGGCGAGGAGGCGAGTTCGAGCGAAGCCGTCGACGAGGTTGTCGAAGCTGCCGAACGACGCGGGATCGAGAACGTAACCACTCACGTCGAGACCGGCGACCCCGACGACGAGATCCTCGGCACCGTCGAACGGGAGGCGCTGGACGCGGTCGTGATGGGGACGACCGGCCGCCACGGGCTCGACCGCGTGCTGCTGGGTAGCGTCGCCGAGAAGACCGTCCGGCAGGCGGAGGTGCCCGTGATCACGGTGGGCGACAACTGA
- the purE gene encoding 5-(carboxyamino)imidazole ribonucleotide mutase, which translates to MASVTDLIDRLESDAAADRPAETTPDVGIIMGSDSDLDTMQGAFDALDALDFAEQTDHADPPEGRFSYESYVVSAHRTPDLMYAYAETAEDRGLDVVIAGAGGKSADLPNMTASIAFPLPVIGVPVQEKSVDSVIGMPTGAPITAVDAGKSYNAALSAAQILAREYPKIRDRLVDLHDERREGVGDVSAALHDLGVEKFRQR; encoded by the coding sequence ATGGCTTCAGTCACCGACCTGATCGACCGCCTCGAATCGGACGCCGCCGCCGACCGGCCGGCCGAAACGACCCCCGACGTGGGGATCATCATGGGGTCGGACTCCGACCTCGACACGATGCAGGGCGCGTTCGACGCGCTCGACGCGCTGGACTTCGCGGAGCAGACCGACCACGCCGATCCCCCGGAGGGGCGGTTCAGCTACGAGTCCTACGTCGTCTCGGCTCATCGAACGCCGGATCTCATGTACGCCTACGCCGAGACTGCCGAGGATCGCGGGCTGGACGTGGTGATCGCGGGCGCGGGCGGGAAGTCGGCGGACCTGCCGAACATGACCGCCTCGATCGCGTTCCCGCTGCCCGTGATCGGCGTGCCCGTCCAGGAGAAGTCCGTCGACTCCGTGATCGGGATGCCCACGGGCGCGCCGATCACCGCCGTCGACGCCGGGAAATCGTACAACGCCGCGCTCTCGGCCGCGCAGATCCTGGCGCGTGAGTACCCCAAAATTCGGGACCGGCTGGTGGACCTACACGACGAACGACGGGAGGGCGTCGGCGACGTGTCCGCCGCGTTGCACGATCTGGGCGTCGAGAAGTTCCGACAGCGGTAG
- a CDS encoding NADH-quinone oxidoreductase subunit B — protein MSSERELFRTDDAKVQTDTRDARMSGQGDRFNSKLREAFGSSPFILTKFDKFMNWVRGSSMFMLQFGIACCSIEMMHTYAVKHDLDRFHAGVPRASPRQADVMIVPGTIVSKFAPRMKRVYDQMPEPKFVVGMGSCTISGGPFQEGYNVIKGAEEVIPVDIHVPGCPPRPEALVYGVAKLQERIANGEASPVTVKPYELEQFGDLERDEIVDELASEIDEEDLVMRYNWADSP, from the coding sequence ATGAGCAGCGAACGAGAACTATTCCGAACCGACGACGCGAAAGTACAGACCGACACCCGCGACGCCCGCATGAGCGGGCAGGGCGACCGGTTCAACTCCAAGCTTCGCGAGGCGTTCGGCTCCTCGCCGTTCATCCTCACGAAGTTCGACAAGTTCATGAACTGGGTGCGGGGCTCGTCGATGTTCATGCTGCAGTTCGGGATCGCCTGCTGCAGCATCGAGATGATGCACACGTACGCGGTCAAGCACGACCTCGACCGCTTCCACGCCGGCGTTCCGCGGGCATCGCCCCGGCAGGCCGACGTGATGATCGTCCCGGGGACGATCGTCTCGAAGTTCGCCCCGCGGATGAAGCGCGTGTACGACCAGATGCCCGAGCCCAAGTTCGTTGTCGGGATGGGCTCCTGTACCATCTCCGGCGGCCCGTTCCAGGAGGGGTACAACGTGATCAAGGGCGCCGAGGAGGTCATCCCGGTCGACATCCACGTCCCGGGCTGCCCGCCCCGCCCCGAGGCGCTGGTGTACGGCGTCGCGAAGCTCCAGGAGCGGATCGCCAACGGCGAGGCGTCGCCGGTGACGGTGAAGCCGTACGAGCTCGAACAGTTCGGCGACCTCGAACGCGACGAGATCGTGGACGAGCTCGCCTCCGAGATCGACGAGGAGGATCTCGTGATGCGGTACAACTGGGCTGATTCACCATGA
- a CDS encoding NADH-quinone oxidoreductase subunit A, which yields MNPWIAIGALALVAVGIPIGMMVVSALLRPSVPEQGKSAVYESGEIPTGTTRIRFNIQYYMVALLFVVFDIETVLIFPWTVIYRPALEGGATMMEVLAPMLVFIAVLVVGLVWAWRQGAVQWVSSPRALEEKTEANQ from the coding sequence ATGAATCCATGGATAGCTATCGGCGCGCTGGCGCTCGTGGCTGTCGGCATCCCCATCGGTATGATGGTGGTGTCGGCGCTGCTTCGTCCCAGCGTGCCCGAACAGGGGAAAAGCGCCGTCTACGAGAGCGGCGAGATCCCGACGGGGACGACGCGCATCCGGTTCAACATCCAGTACTACATGGTTGCGCTGCTGTTCGTCGTCTTCGACATCGAGACCGTCCTCATCTTCCCGTGGACGGTCATCTACCGACCGGCACTCGAAGGGGGCGCCACCATGATGGAGGTGCTCGCGCCGATGCTCGTGTTCATCGCCGTGCTGGTCGTCGGGCTCGTCTGGGCGTGGCGGCAGGGCGCCGTGCAGTGGGTGTCCAGCCCGCGCGCGCTCGAAGAGAAGACGGAGGCCAACCAATGA
- a CDS encoding DICT sensory domain-containing protein: MSLRRFVDGYEGAERALVLANRSQPEQLRSMLAGVFERQSVRVDEAVVEGVPDDTVLLLDGTGSVVARSPLDAVSASLLFTNSDAFITGSTGLDEIELPDVISGLEGVNFRLRGFPRSHKEKLLLIAVSRQIERTAWAHDDGTHRASFQRLSRIVDEQGTQRVYRRLGESDVDTHVYGVDDGDVDWSAELEVTVHTGESPDYRDSWFVIYRPPEAEQPGTPDPFALLAVQDDDGVWDGFFTSGPEEALAVDDYVRRSL; this comes from the coding sequence ATGTCGCTGCGGCGGTTCGTCGACGGGTACGAGGGCGCCGAACGGGCGCTCGTGCTCGCGAACCGGAGTCAGCCCGAACAGCTCCGGTCGATGCTCGCGGGGGTGTTCGAGCGACAGTCGGTGCGCGTCGACGAGGCCGTCGTCGAGGGCGTCCCGGACGACACCGTGCTGCTGCTGGACGGGACGGGGAGCGTGGTCGCCCGCTCGCCGCTCGACGCGGTCTCGGCGTCGCTGCTGTTCACCAACTCCGACGCGTTCATCACCGGCTCGACCGGCCTCGACGAGATCGAGCTCCCGGACGTGATCAGCGGACTGGAAGGGGTCAACTTCCGGCTCCGGGGGTTCCCACGCTCCCACAAGGAGAAGCTGCTGTTGATCGCCGTCTCCCGGCAGATCGAACGGACCGCGTGGGCGCACGACGACGGCACCCACCGCGCCTCGTTCCAGCGACTCTCCCGCATCGTGGACGAACAGGGGACCCAGCGTGTCTACCGCCGCCTGGGCGAGAGCGACGTCGACACCCACGTCTACGGCGTCGACGACGGCGACGTCGACTGGTCGGCGGAGCTCGAGGTGACCGTCCACACCGGCGAGTCCCCGGACTACCGCGACTCGTGGTTCGTGATCTACCGGCCCCCCGAGGCCGAGCAGCCCGGCACACCCGACCCGTTCGCGCTGCTCGCGGTGCAGGACGACGACGGCGTCTGGGACGGGTTCTTCACCTCCGGCCCCGAGGAGGCGCTGGCGGTCGACGACTACGTCCGGCGATCGCTCTGA
- a CDS encoding flippase activity-associated protein Agl23, translating into MSPTARGSSQSDRASRRTLGALVVLAALSLALRLFDLGGRIFHWDEGRVGYWILRYHETGQFHYRPIIHGPFVQHADALLFHVVPATDFWARVPVAVVTAALPLTAWLLRRHLDDREMVALGALLTVQPLLLYYSRFMRSDMLVGAFAFAAFALLVRAFDTRRLAPAVAASAALALGFASKENAILYVACFGGAAAVCYDHRLVRAATDDGSRGWSRVRSDLAAVEAWVDRRSGELPVVVWFGGALAALAGTFLAVTVVMYAPRPEIWGALSSVGSLFGVLDAALVDTATELVETWFERDGGDRSYLAFFHDTLETLAFGAPVVLAFAVIGVLAEGYGVFTDRDEPRRRLLVSFCLYWAAASVVGYPIATDIQAPWAVTHAVLPLTVPAAVGTAALVGAVERGLTTRDESVVDALGRVAGGERLQLGTTALVAVLLLSAGSVGVVGLNADYWNSANQEDKQVLQWAQPGNDLQHTVDDVAAIAAENEGTDVLFYGTGSGSAVQFHVANESSLDQPPPGGPSWHSRLPLPWYLERADANVSSSHPDTAPEEALADAPPVVIAHDDARNEVAAELDGYTVREHRFKLWGEDIVVFLDRDALASV; encoded by the coding sequence ATGTCACCGACGGCGCGGGGGTCGAGCCAGTCCGACCGCGCGAGTCGTCGCACGCTCGGCGCGCTTGTCGTTCTCGCCGCCCTCTCGCTCGCGCTCCGCCTGTTCGATCTCGGCGGCCGGATCTTCCACTGGGACGAGGGCCGGGTCGGCTACTGGATCCTGCGCTACCACGAGACCGGGCAGTTCCACTACCGGCCGATCATCCACGGCCCGTTCGTCCAGCACGCCGACGCGCTCCTGTTCCACGTCGTTCCGGCGACCGACTTCTGGGCGCGGGTGCCCGTCGCGGTCGTCACCGCGGCGCTCCCCCTCACGGCGTGGCTGCTCCGGCGCCACCTCGACGACCGCGAGATGGTCGCGCTCGGCGCGCTGCTGACCGTCCAGCCGCTGCTGCTCTACTACTCGCGGTTCATGCGCTCGGACATGCTCGTGGGCGCGTTCGCGTTCGCGGCGTTCGCGCTGCTCGTGCGGGCGTTCGACACCCGCCGGCTCGCGCCCGCGGTCGCCGCGAGCGCCGCGCTCGCGCTCGGGTTCGCGAGCAAGGAGAACGCGATCCTCTACGTGGCCTGCTTCGGCGGCGCCGCCGCGGTGTGCTACGACCACCGACTCGTGCGCGCGGCGACCGACGACGGATCGCGAGGGTGGAGCCGCGTTCGATCCGATCTCGCCGCGGTCGAGGCGTGGGTCGACCGCCGCTCGGGCGAGCTCCCGGTTGTCGTCTGGTTCGGGGGCGCGCTCGCGGCGCTTGCGGGGACGTTCCTCGCCGTAACGGTGGTGATGTACGCGCCACGGCCCGAGATCTGGGGCGCGCTCTCGTCGGTCGGGAGCCTGTTCGGCGTGCTCGACGCCGCGCTGGTCGACACCGCGACCGAACTGGTGGAGACGTGGTTCGAGCGCGACGGCGGCGACCGCTCCTACCTCGCCTTCTTCCACGACACGCTGGAGACGCTGGCGTTCGGCGCGCCGGTCGTGCTCGCCTTCGCCGTGATCGGCGTGCTCGCGGAGGGCTACGGCGTCTTCACGGACCGCGACGAACCGCGCCGTCGCCTGCTCGTCTCGTTCTGTCTGTACTGGGCCGCCGCCAGCGTCGTCGGCTACCCGATCGCGACCGACATCCAGGCGCCGTGGGCCGTCACCCACGCGGTGCTGCCGCTGACGGTGCCGGCCGCGGTCGGCACTGCGGCACTCGTGGGCGCTGTCGAACGGGGGCTGACCACGCGAGACGAGTCGGTCGTCGACGCGCTCGGACGCGTCGCCGGGGGTGAACGCCTCCAACTGGGAACGACCGCGCTGGTCGCGGTGCTGCTGCTTTCGGCGGGCAGCGTCGGCGTGGTCGGCCTGAACGCCGACTACTGGAACAGCGCGAACCAGGAGGACAAGCAGGTGCTCCAGTGGGCCCAGCCCGGGAACGACCTCCAGCATACGGTCGACGACGTGGCTGCCATCGCCGCCGAGAACGAGGGGACGGACGTGCTGTTCTACGGCACTGGCTCGGGGAGCGCGGTGCAGTTCCACGTCGCGAACGAGTCGAGCCTCGACCAGCCGCCGCCGGGCGGGCCGTCCTGGCACTCCCGACTGCCGCTCCCGTGGTACCTCGAACGCGCCGACGCGAACGTCAGTTCCAGCCACCCGGACACGGCGCCTGAGGAGGCGCTCGCCGACGCGCCGCCGGTCGTGATCGCCCACGACGACGCACGGAACGAGGTCGCGGCCGAGCTCGACGGGTATACGGTCCGCGAACACCGCTTCAAGCTCTGGGGCGAGGATATCGTCGTGTTCCTCGACCGTGACGCGCTGGCGAGCGTGTGA
- a CDS encoding 5-(carboxyamino)imidazole ribonucleotide synthase gives MSVTLPGPTLGVVGGGQLGRMLAEAASPLGVDVVVLDPTPDCPAARVADQIEGELDDPDAVRELAERADVLTFEIETADPELLAEVRAETGTPVHPDPETLAVTGDKLREKEMLAGADIPVPEFVPAGSPAAAENAVDRFGGTMLKAREGGYDGRGNEPVTDPDAAERTLATVGGDAVAEELLDFDRELAAIGVRGTDDETRVFPITETIHREEILRGTVSPPRVDDATRERARDVVTDVLAELDGRGVFGVELFDVDGEILVNEIAPRPHNSGHWTIEGAATSQFEQHVRAVLGWPLGPVERAAPTASSNVLGDVQAPEEATLSGVETVLDAPDASLHWYGKREARPLRKMGHVTVVDSEANGPDENAERALETAEQLRDSLTFQ, from the coding sequence ATGAGCGTCACGCTGCCCGGACCCACGCTCGGCGTCGTCGGCGGCGGCCAGCTCGGCCGGATGCTCGCCGAGGCCGCGTCGCCGCTGGGCGTCGACGTGGTCGTGCTCGACCCGACACCCGACTGCCCGGCCGCGCGGGTCGCCGACCAGATCGAGGGCGAGCTCGACGACCCCGACGCGGTCCGCGAGCTCGCCGAACGCGCGGACGTGCTCACCTTCGAGATCGAGACCGCCGACCCCGAGCTGCTCGCGGAGGTCCGCGCCGAGACCGGGACGCCCGTTCACCCCGACCCCGAGACGCTGGCGGTCACGGGCGACAAGCTCCGGGAGAAGGAGATGCTCGCGGGCGCGGACATCCCCGTGCCGGAGTTCGTCCCTGCAGGCAGTCCGGCCGCCGCCGAGAACGCCGTCGACCGCTTCGGCGGGACGATGCTGAAAGCCCGCGAGGGCGGCTACGACGGCCGCGGGAACGAGCCAGTGACCGACCCGGACGCCGCCGAGCGAACGCTGGCGACCGTCGGCGGCGACGCGGTCGCGGAGGAGCTGCTCGACTTCGACCGCGAGCTCGCCGCGATCGGCGTTCGCGGGACGGACGACGAGACCCGCGTGTTCCCGATCACGGAGACGATCCACCGCGAGGAGATCCTGCGCGGGACGGTGTCGCCGCCGCGTGTCGACGACGCGACGCGGGAGCGCGCCCGCGACGTCGTCACGGACGTGCTGGCCGAACTCGACGGCCGCGGCGTGTTCGGCGTCGAACTGTTCGACGTGGACGGGGAGATCCTCGTCAACGAGATCGCGCCGCGTCCCCACAACTCGGGCCACTGGACGATCGAGGGCGCCGCGACCTCGCAGTTCGAGCAGCACGTCCGCGCCGTGCTCGGCTGGCCGCTCGGCCCCGTCGAGCGCGCCGCGCCGACCGCGTCGTCGAACGTGCTGGGTGACGTGCAGGCGCCCGAGGAGGCGACCCTCTCGGGCGTCGAGACCGTGCTCGATGCGCCGGACGCCAGCCTCCACTGGTACGGCAAGCGCGAGGCGCGGCCGCTGCGGAAGATGGGCCACGTGACCGTGGTCGACTCCGAGGCCAACGGTCCGGACGAAAACGCCGAACGCGCGCTCGAGACCGCCGAACAGCTCCGCGACTCACTCACCTTCCAGTAA